GCTGGGTAGAAACAAACTACGCTCCATTTTCCTTTTAAACTTTCGTCAGTAACTTGGATAAATTCTCCATTATGGTAAGCGTTAGCTTTAAACGGTTTTACTTCTGTGCCGATTAATAACATATTAAAATTCCTCCTAAAGGTTGGTTTTGAGCATCGGAAATTAGTTTGCTCATAAAATATATTTTTTAATTAACTGTAATAATTCTAATTCGATATTAATTATCATATAAAAGTGGTTATTTTGTCAAGAGAATAAACCAACTTTATACCAATTTAATTAATATTTATTCTCAATTAAGGCTGTTAGGGAATTAAAAGGTAATTTTCAAGTCATAAATTTTCAATGAGTGTTTGAAAGGGTAGTGTGTATGTTAGAGACATGGTGTAAGTATAAATTCTTAGGAAGGAAATATTTCTTAGAAGTTGTGGATTTGAAAAGGAACTGCTTACTTCTATTTTACAAAGAATTGTGCAATAAATAAAACAAAATGTATCGGAATCTTTGTGAACAATTATTGTCATCTTAAATATATATAATAAGAAGTATATTGCAATGAGAAATAGAAACATTGACGCTCATTTCTAACAAGATATAATAAAAGCGAGATATGTATTGCAATAGAGAAGATATAGTATAGATTGAAAAAATTTCAGTCTATTATTTTTTACGGCTTTTAGAAAACGTTTACATTTAGTGTGGAGGGGAAACCATGTCTAAGTTCACGAAGTATTTTTTAATGGAAGCTAAAGATGTGATTACATATGTGCAAGAGAAATTACCCAAGTTCGAACATGTAAAGGGGCTAAAGTGTAAAGAAATAGGTGATGGTAATTTAAATTATGTGTTCCGCGTTTGGGATGAACAGAAGAACATTTCTGTCATTGTAAAGCAAGCTGGGGATACAGCGCGTATTTCAGATGAGTTTAAGTTGTCGACGAATCGAATCCGTATAGAATCAGATGTTTTGCGATTAGAAGGAGAGTTAGCATCTGGACTCGTGCCAAATGTATATTTGTTTGATAGTGTGATGAATTGTTGCGTGATGGAAGATTTATCAGATCACACAATATTGCGCACAGCACTCATAAATCATCAAATGTTTCCGAAGCTTGCTGATGATTTAACTACTTTTATGGTAAACACTCTTCTATTAACATCAGATGTTGTAATGAATCATAAAGAGAAGAAGGAACTCGTGAAGAATTATATAAATCCTGAGTTATGTGAGATTACAGAGGACCTCGTATATTCAGAGCCATTCACAAACCATAATAAACGCAACGAATTGTTTCAATTAAATGAAGGTTGGATTAGGGAGCATATTTATAGTGATAAAGAGCTTCGTATGGAAGTAGCAAAACTTAAGTTTTCGTTTATGACGAATGCACAAGCGCTACTTCATGGTGATTTACATACTGGTTCTGTTTTTGTAAAAAGTGATTCTACAAAGGTTATTGATCCTGAATTTGCTTTTTATGGACCTATGGGATATGACGTTGGAAATATAATGGCAAATTTAATGTTTGCATGGGTGAATGCAGATGCAGTGATGCAATCTGGTATTGAGAAAGATACATATATGAACTGGATAGAATCTACCATGATAGATGTAATTGATTTATTTAAGAAGAAGTTTTTAGATGCTTGGGATATTCATGTGACAGAGATTATGGCGAAGGAAGAAGGCTTTAACCGAGTTTATTTACAATCTGTATTAGAGGATACAGCTGCAGTGACGGGTCTTGAGTTAATTCGTCGTATTGTTGGTCTAGCGAAGGTAAAGGATATGACTTGTATTGAGAATGACGCAGAGCGTGCTAGAGCGGAGCGAATTTGTCTTCAAGTAGCGAAGAAGTTTATTTTACAAGCGAATCAATATAAAACAGGTAGCAGCTTTGTAGAAACGTTAAAAAAACAGTCAATGCATAGTGCGAAATAAGGGGAGAAGATGATGACAGAGCAATTAATACCAATTCAGTGGAAAGATGATGCTTTAGTGTTATTGGATCAAACGGTATTACCGAACGAAGTAGTCTATGAATCTTTTAAAACGGCTGAGGGTGTGTGGGATGCGATTCAAGTAATGAAAGTACGAGGAGCGCCGGCAATAGGTGTTTCAGCAGCCTACGGTGTGTATTTAGGGGTAAATGAAGTTACTAAAAGTTCGGCGGAAGAATTCATATCGGAAGTAAAAAAGGTATGTGCATACTTAGCGACATCAAGACCGACGGCAGTAAATTTATTTTGGGCGCTTGAAAGAATGGAAAGTGTAGCGAAAGAGAATGCTCACTTATCAATTGCGCAGTTGAAAGATAGATTATTAGAAGAAGCAAAAGAGATTCATAGAGAAGATGAAGAAATTAACCGTCAAATTGGAGAACATGCATTAACATTATTTCATGATGGCATGGGGGTATTAACGCATTGTAATGCAGGTGCGTTAGCAACGACTAAGTATGGTACTGCGACAGCTCCAATGTACTTAGCGAAAGAAAAAGGATGGGACTTAAAAATCTATTCGGATGAAACACGCCCTAGATTACAAGGTTCAACGTTAACAGCATTAGAACTGCAGCGAGCGGGAATTGATGTAACGGTCATTACAGATAATATGGCAGCAATGGTCATGTCACAAGGGAAAATTGATGCAGTAATCGTTGGATGTGATCGTGTAGCAGCAAATGGGGATGTAGCAAATAAAATTGGAACATTAGGTGTGTCGATTTTGGCTAAATATTATAACATTCCGTTTTATGTAGCAGCACCAACGCCGACAATTGATTTGAAAACACTGACAGGAAAAGAAATTCCAATTGAAGAAAGGGATGCTTCTGAAGTGATTAATCGTTTCGGACAATACTCTGCTCCGCAAGAAAGTAAAGTATACAATCCGGCATTTGATGTCACGCCATCTGACAATGTAACAGCGATTATTACGGAAAAAGGAATTGTGAAAGCACCGTTTACGGAGAATTTAAAAAAGCTATTTCAATAAGTAGATAGTTTTTTAGAAAAATAGTCATCATAAGCTTCATACTTAGGGGGATGTATATGTTACTGCAAAAAGAAAGAGAAGAAATTGTAGCGTACGGAAAGAAAATGATTTCTAGTGGTTTAACAAAGGGGACTGGCGGTAATATTAGTATTTTTAATCGTGAACAAGGTCTTGTTGCAATTAGCCCAAGCGGTTTAGATTATTATGAAACGACGCCTGAAGATGTAGTTATATTGAATTTAGATGGTGAAGTGATAGAGGGAGAGAGAAAACCATCAAGTGAATTAGATATGCATCTTATCTATTATAGAAATCGTGAAGATATAAATGCGCTTGTACATACACATTCTCCTTATGCGAAGACAATCGCATCATTAGGATGGGAACTTCCTGCTGTGTCATATTTAATTGCTTTTGCAGGTCCGAATGTCCGCTGTGCATCGTATGAAACGTTTGGTACGAAGCAATTAGCAGAGGCTGCTTTTGAAGGAATGATTGATCGTCGTGCAGTTTTGCTTGCGAACCATGGTTTAATGGCTGGAGCGAATAATATAAAAATGGCGTTTACTATTGCAGAAGAAATAGAGTTTTGTGCTCAAATTTATTATCAAACGAAAAGTATCGGAGAACCGAAATTACTGCCAGAAGACGAGATGGAGAATTTGGCGAAGAAGTTTGAAGGGTATGGGCAGCAGTAGAATGAAATGAAAACCCCCTCAAGAAAAAATCTTGAGGGGGTTTCTTTATGCTTTCTTGAGCAACAAATACATAAAGTAAGGTGCACCAATTAAAGCAACGACAATACCAGCGGGAATACCGTTAGGTTCAACGATATTTCGTCCGATTGTGTCTGCAAATAGTAATAGCCATCCACCAATTAAAACAGCGATTGGCATGAAGATTTGATGCCTTGGACCTACTAAAGATTTCGCGATGTGAGGAGCCATTAGTCCAATAAAGCTAATGCCACCTGTTACAGAAACAGCAGCGGCAGCAAGTGCAACGGCTGCGATTAATAAGTATCTTCGCTCTTTTTCAATTTCAATTCCAACACCGATTGCTACTGGCTCGTTTAATGCTAGTATATTTAATCGATTTGCTTTATAGAAGACAAATGGGATTAATACGATTAGCCAAGGAAGCATTGCTAAAACAAATGTCCAGTCATCTCCCCAAATGTTTCCGGCAATCCATTTGGCGATAAAGTCCACTTTCATACGATCAGCGGATGAAATAAGGACAATCATTATTCCAGATAGTGCAAATGAAAAACCGATGCCGGTTAATGTTAATCGTATTGGCTGAAGGCCGGTGGATTTACTATATGAAAATACGTAAATTAGAACAGCTGTTAGAAACGCACCGATAAATCCAACAACTGGTAGTAGGTAAAGGAATGAACCTACGTCTATCGGGAAGTATAGAAAGAAAACAGAAACTGCAACACCAGCACCAGCGTTAATGCCGAGAATACCAGGTTCAGCTAAATCGTTTCGGGTAATACCTTGTAATACAGCACCTGATAAAGCGAGTGCCATACCAGCTAATAATGTAATGACGATTCTAGGTAGCCTTAAAGAATATAAAACGAATTCTTCTTTAAATGTACCTTGTCCCATAAGTGTTGGGATTAATCTGTCATAGGAGAGAGCGGCAGAACCGAGTCCCATTCCAATTACAATTGTTGTGATGGTAAGTATAAGTAATGCAAGTATGATAAGGCGTTGTTTCTTTAGAATAGATTGCATCATGAGAAAGTTCTTCCTCCTTTACGTACAATGAATAGGAAGAATGGTAATCCTACAATTGCGACGATTGCAGCAACTGGTGTTTCATACGGAGCGTTAATTGTACGTCCGATTGTATCTGCGAGCAGCATAAAGGAAGCACCAGCGATCGCTGACATCGGTATAACAAAACGGTAGTCTGGTCCAACGATTGGACGAACCATATGAGGTATCATTAAGCCGATAAATGCCATGTTTCCGACAAGCGCTACAGAAGCACCTGCAAGCAAGATAATAATGATAAATAAAATTGTTTTAATGACGATAATTTTTTGACCGAGTCCAACGGCAACTTCTTCACTGAAACTAAGAACTGTTAATTTCTTTGCAAGTAAGATAGCGATAAATATACTTATTGAAATAACCGGAATAATAATTTTTAATTGACTCCAACTCGTTCCAATTACGCCCCCAGCCGTCCACATTGATACATCTTGTGAAATTTTAAAGTAAATGCCGACTCCTTCTGAAATTGCGAGTAGAAATGCTGAAACAGCAGCACCGGCTAATACAATTCGAAGGGGAGAAAGTCCGCCCTTTTTCACCATGCCAATTCCGAATACCATAATAGCGCCAATTGCAGCGCCGATAAAGCAAGCTAGTGTTAAGTAAAGGTAGCTTATAGAAGGATTGAAGGCAAGTGTTAGTGCAAGTGCAGCATTTGCACCGCCAGTTAAGCCTAGTAATCCCGGATCGGCAAGTGGGTTTCGAGTTAATCCTTGCATAATTGCACCAGAAACAGCGAGTCCAGCTCCTACAAAAATAGCAGCAACTTCACGTGGTAAACGTATTTCACGCAGGATGGATAGCTTATCTCCTTTAGCAGAGGAAGTAAGTGCTAACCATACGTCTTTTATAGAAGTATCTGCAGCGCCTAACACCATTGCAAATATAAAAATAAGAAAGAATGCAATGATACTCAAAATTAATTTGTATGTAAAAGCGTTGGAACGTAGGTTGTCTTGCTCTTTTTTCATCAGTTTCACATCTTTTCTTTTCATAGAATAAAGGAAGAGGAATTCTTAAATTAAGAATTCCTCATGTTTGTATTATTGACCAAGAAAGCTCTTCTTGAAGAAGTCTAGTTGGAAATCTAATGTAAGTGGATCATTGAAATAGAATTCCATCATGTTTGCTTCATATACACGATTATTTTTTACTGCTGGAATGTTTTTATATGATTCTGTCTCTTGGAATGAGTTATCAGTATCTTTGTTTTTACTTACGATTAAGTAATCACCAGCGAACTCAGGTAATACCTCAGTAGATAATGCGTAGTATCCTTCTTTTAAAGCTTTTTCTTTTACTTTTTCAGGCATTTTTAATTTCATTTCTTGGTAAAGAATTTCTGTTCCACGGCCCCAGTTTTCGCCGTATACGTAAAGCTGTTTGTTGAAGTTTTCAACAACAGAAACTGTTGCATCTTCACCGATCTTCGCTTTAATGTCTTTTCCAGCTGTTTGTGCGCGTTTCTTGAAATCATCAACCCAAGTTTTTGCTTCTTTTTCTTTATTTAATAATTTACCGATTTCTAAGTGTTGTGTTAAGTAATCAACTTTTCCGTAAGTGTATGTTACAGTAGGAGCGATTTTCTTTAACTTATCAACATTTTTAATGTTTGATAACCCAATGATTAAATCTGGATTTAATTCAGCAATTTTTTCAACATTCTCATCTGATACTTCAGCGACATTCTTCAGTTTGCTATCGAAACGTGGGTTTTGTTTAGACCATGAGTCTACCCCAACAAGGTTTACACCTAATGACATTACGTTACCAGCGAATGATGATAAGACAACAACACGTTGTGGATTTGCTGGAACTTCTACTTTACCATTTTCTGATTGGTATGTAATTGTTTCTGATTTTTTACTTTTTGCGTCGTTCTTCTTGTCTGTTGAACCATTGCTACAAGCACTCATAACAAGGACGAACAGAACTGTTAGTGAAATAAATAATTTTTTCATCGTCTTTCTCCTTTAGATAGATGATATGTGATATACAATAAATTGTTTAGCTTTAATCTTTTGAAAAGTTAGTGGTAATACAAAAGTCTTATTAATAATCTTGAATATGAGATTTTACCATATAGTATTCACCATAGTAATAGAAGAAGATGTAATCTCACAGTTGCTAATAATTAACAAATTGATAATGATTATCAATATTGATTCTTTAAATACTATAATTTTATATAGGTGTATTGTCAATAGTGATTTTGATTGTAAAATTTATAAAAACAAGTTATATTTTATTGAGAATGATAATCAATGACTAATAGCTGAGGAGTGAGCTCGAATGAATCAAGAAGAATTGTTTGATGTAACCGTGATAGGCGGAGGGCCTGCGGGGCTTTATTCAGCTTTTTATAGTGGACTAAGAGAAATGAAAACGAAAATAATAGAATTTCAACCACAGTTAGGTGGAAAAATACATGTTTATCCGGAGAAAATGATTTGGGATATTGGCGGATTATTACCGGTTACTGGTGAGAAATTAATTGAGCAACTTGTACAACAAGGATTAACATTTCAGCCTGAAGTTGTATTGAATACAAAAATAGAATCAATTATTCGTAATCAGGATGGCATTTTTACGTTGAAAACAAGCTCTGGGGAAGAACATTTTTCAAAAACAGTGATCGTCGCAACTGGTAGTGGTATATTGAATCCACAAAAGTTATCAATTGAGGGTGCGGAGAGATTCGAAGTCTCAAATTTAAATTATACAGTTAAATCGTTAAAACGTTTCAAAGATAAAACGGTAATTATTTCAGGCGGAGGGAACTCTGCAATTGATTGGGCGAATGAATTAGAACCAATCGCGAAAAAAGTTTATTTAACATATAGAAAAGAAGAATTATCTGGTCATGAAGCACAAGTAAAACAACTTATGAACAGTTCAGCGGAATGTTTCTTTAATACATCGATTACAAAATTAATTGCCGGTGATAACCATGAAGCGATTGAACATGTAGAATTAACGAATCATGAAACTGGAGAGGTTTCGCATTTACCTGTTGAAGAAGTTATTATTAATCATGGATATGAACGTGACATTACATTATTGGAAAATAGTGAGCTAGATGTCGCAATTGTGGATAATTACTTTATCGCTGGGAATGCAAATAGTGAGTCCTCGGTAGATGGATTATATGCCGCTGGAGATATTTTAAAGCATGAAGGGAAATTACATTTAATTGCAGGGGCGTTCCAAGATGCTGGAAATGCTGTGAATAAAGCGAAACAATTTATTCAACCAGATGCAAGTGAGTACGGAATGGTTTCTTCGCATAATGAAGTATTTAAGAAGAGAAATCGAGAATTGATTAAGCAGATGATGAAATAATAAAGGAACAAGTATACCCCCATTCACTTCTCTATTCGTATGGACGAGAGAGGTAAATGGGGGTTTTCCTGTTTATTATATCTTCAATCATTATCATGACACCGATTTCATTAGTTCATGTGACATGAACGTTTTATTTGTAATCTCTCTAGAAAACAATGAATTTAGGATTGGTTTATGCTGTCCCTTTTGCCTGTTCATTAGGAAATGGCATATTTAGTATAGATGCAATGTATTGTTTTCCATGTTTTCGAGCTAATGATTCTAATATTTGGCGAACGCGTTTTGTAAGATGACCTTGTTTTTTTATAGACTCACAATATGCGTCATAGAAAACGTATTTAGCCCAAAGGAAATCATCTTGTTGGAATAAGAAATGATTTTTGTACCATTCGCCAATCGTATGATAGCAATTGCTTTCATGTACTGCTGCACTTTGTGAAAGAATACGATCGGATAAAGAATTAGATAGATGAGAAATTGTGTTTTCTGTTTCAACTCGTAATGTGTTTTCTAACATTGTAATGATGTGACGAGTAGCCATATGTTAACTCTCCTTTGTGTAAATGGGTAATACCATTCTATATTTAAAAAAATACTTACTATACTATTATACAATATATGGAATGCATCTACCTGCTTTTTAATTTGTATTTACAAAATCTTTTTTATTTGTTTACAAAAATAAAGTAAGATACAGTATATATATGAAAAAATAATAAAGGAATGAACACATTGTATATAACAATAGAAGAGGCTGCGGAGTATTTGAAATTACCAAAATCGTATGTTGAAGACTTAATTCAGCAAAAGAAAGTGCGTGCACTGTTTGATGGAGAGCAATATTTAATAAACAAGGAACAGTTTAATACACATTTAGAACAAATGGAGAAATATAAGCAGTTAGTGGAAGAAATATTAAACGAACCAATTCCAGAAGATATGGATGTTAAAGACGAAGATTAAATTTATAAAAATCCCCCGTATTAAGATATGCAGAAATGTATCTTAATACGGGGGATTTTTATATTAAGGGATGAAAAGGTCATCCGAAATCCTAGAGTTACTTTAAGGGAAAGAAGATTTTATAGGGATTAGTACTATTAGTTAAAAGCATATTTTTTTATACAGGGGACAAACATAGAGAACGTAACCTGTACAGATACATATACTATCAGTGCAAAAGCTTATAAATTAATGGAAGGGGTTTTCTCGTGAGTTTATTTCATTGTGATTTTTTGAAAGACTTAATTGGATCTTATGTAAGAGTGAACAGAGGTGGACCAGAATCTCAAAGAGGAATAATAGTAGCGGTATATGCGGACTACTTTGTATTAGAGAATGAAAAAGGGGAGTACCATTACTATCAAATTCGCCACCTGAAAAGCATTACAAAAAATACGAAAGATTGTGGAGCAGCGGATTACGGATGGTTGGAAGAAGATAGTGCAGAAGACTTTGAAACGCTACTTCAAAGCTTCAAATACCGCTGGGTGAAAATTAACCGTGGTGGTCCAGAGAAAGTTGAGGGCATTTTACAAGACGTTTCTTGCGATTATGTAACGTTAATTATAAAAGAAGAAGTTGTATTAATTGCACTATCTCATATTAAAAGTGTTAATTATAACGCACCAGTATGTGGAGAGAGTGATGAGAGTAGCGATGAGAAAAGTGATGGAAATAGCAATAACTCAGGTCGTGCTCGCGCACAAAGACAATCAAGTAGAGGAAAATAATACAGAAAGGGGATACGAAATTGGAGAGTGTAGTATGCTGTGATCAAATCAAGGGTTTAGTCGGTGAGAATGTAAAAGTAAATCTTCGCGGACCAGAAAGTCGAATAGGTGTACTGTTATCGTTAGGAAAAGATTACCTTACGTTACAATTACCTCATGGAGAAGTAGTGTATTATCAGCTAAAACATGTGAAGAGTCTAGTCAAGAAAGTGAAAGAAACAAAATGTGACGATTACTATGGTTCATGTTTCTATTCTGATGAAGATACTTTTTTAGATGTATTAAGTGACTTGAAGTATAAGTGGGTAAAGATTAATCGTGGCGGACCAGAGAGTGTGGAAGGTTTATTAAGCGAAGTGCATGACGGATGTATTACACTAGTAAACGGTGAAGAAGTCATTTACGTGATTAATTTTCATATTAAAAGCGTAAATCAAATAGTTAAATATAAAAAGAATGAAGAAGAATAATGTTTAATAAATAAGAGGGGCATTATAATTGAAATGGAAGAACGATTTCTTATTTCGCTGTAATTATTTCGCGGTATATGAAAAGGATTTCTTACTATTAAAAGACAGAACATTGCCCCTGATTATTTTTTAGAAATGAATGACAGGAAAATTGTAATTTCATAGAAAGGAGGATATAGATGAATGAGTTAAACAAGAACATTGGGGAAAATATATACGTTAAATTAATCGGTGAAAAAAGATTTAAGGGTGTATTAATTGATGTAGGAAATGATATTGTTGTTCTCTACAATGGACAAGACTATGTATATATATCTTTATACCATATCCAATATTATAAATTTTTAAGAGAGCATGATGAAGAAATATTAAAACCAGATGTGGATTCTGTAATTAAGAGGGAATCACCTTCAATTTCTTTGAGAAAAGTATTAAGCACATCTAAAGGGATTTTTACAGAAATTTATGTGGCAGGAAATGCTCCAATACACGGTTATGTTACAAGTGTGATGAACGATTATATTGTTTTTTATAGCCCAGTTTATAAAACAGTATATATATCTTTAAAGCATTTGAAATGGTTAATTCCTTATAAAGAGAACCAAGTACCTTATTCCCTCAATAAAAATGAACTCCCCGTAAATCCATTAAATATTACTTTAGCTAGAACGTTTGAAGAACAGCTTATTAAAATGGCTGGGAGAATTATGGTGTTTGATTTAGGTGAGGAATCTAATAAAATTGGAAAAATGGTGAAAATTGATGAAGGGCATATTGAAATATTAAAAGCACGTGACGCAAAAATGTACGTGAATATTCAACATGTAAAATCTGTCCATTGTCCGTAGGCTAGTTAAAAGGGCTGGCTTTTTCTTTTATATATGCAGAAGAAAAGGTCGAGCCTATTTGTTTACCGCTATTTGGATATGAGGGGGGAAGTGAATTGAATATATAAGTATGGTACTGTTTTTTACTTATGAAGAGGTAATCTTGTACGAAATTATAAAAAATCTGTACGAGCTATCTTTTATTGTATTCAATTCATTTTTTGAGGAAGTACTGCTCAACTAATCTATTAAAGGGGTTTTGTTTGTGGAGCAGTTTCCAAATGCGTTTTCGATTACATTACTTGGCAGTGCTGGTGGAGCAGCAAAAGCAGTGTTAGCAATTTTGAATCAAGCGGTAGTAAATGAAAAAGATCCAATTTATGAAGTTATAAAGAATGTGAACTTCCATTTGGTGGATATAAAACAAAAAGATAAAAGTTATTATGAGGAGTTGTTTCCAAATCTGAAAGAGCAATTTTTTTTATATGAAATAAATCTTCAAGATGTAGTCAAATTTAAACAACATTTAAAAGAAAAAAGAACGAAGGTTGTTATTGATGTTTCAGGTGCAGATACGATTAGGGTACTGAGTTGTTGTAATGACCTTGGCATTTGTTATATTAATTCGGCTTTGGAAAATGAGGCGGTAGATCAAGACGATAGTTTACTTGGCTTTCAGCTTACGGAAAGGTATACGAGGTTTGAGAAGGAGAAAGAAACATTTACAAATACAAGAGCGATTATAGGCTCAGGTATGAATCCGGGTGTTGTTCAATGGATGGTTGTTGAACTTATGAAAGAACGTCCAAATGAAAAACCGCGAGCATGCTATATTGTAGAACATGATAATTCATTTTTGGGTGATAAAGGGCTAATAAAACCTCATACACTTTATGCATCATGGGCAGTAGAACGTTTTCTTGATGAAGCGATATGGAGTTATCCTATGTATATGAGTCATCATCGTCCACTTTATTTTTATGAGGATGTATATGCTTCAGAGTATAAAGTAAAGTTAGGTGAAAAAGAATTTTATGGTTGCTTAATGCCGCATGAAGAAGTTTTAATTTTGGGGAAATCCTTTAATATGGAAGTGGGTTTTCTTTATCGGATCAATGAGTATACAACAAACTTAATTAGACAGAACTTAGATAAAGTGGAAGATTTATGGGATTGGAATCGTAAAGTCTTTAATCCAGCAGAAGATGATATTATAGGAGAAGATTTAGTCGGTGTGTTACTCGTTTATGAACATAACGAGACATACATGTATAATGTAATGAATAGTAGCCAAGTTTTTCAAAAATATAAAACAAATGCGACGTACTTTCAAGTAGGGTGTGGAATTTATGCTGGCTTATGTAGTTTACTGTTAGATACTTTTGGACAAGGTGCTTATTATGTAGAAGAATTATTATTAAATACTGAAAGTAAGTATGGGGAATATTTAAATTTATATATGAAGGATTTTGTAGTAGGACATAATAATTTTACAGATGGATTGCTAAATGATAGGGTAAGATGGATATAAATTGTGATTGAAAAGGAAGGAGATGTATCTCCTTCCTTTTAGTATTAGAAGGTTACATGTTGCCCTGAAAGCAATTTCATAATTATAATTTAAAGAGATAATAGTTGAAATGTTTTTTTGGGTATTGATCAAGAGGAGTTTTTATATGAACAAATACAAGAGCTTGATTTATGAAGAAAGAGAAGCTTTAAAAGTATTTATATTATTATTCTATATTATATTTTTTTTATATGACGCTATCTATTATTTCGTTTATCCTGCTATGAATATTAATGAAGCAATGGTAGGGTGGCCAGAAGGTGGTATGGGAATAGGTGTATATATATTAGTAATATCTTTATTTCCTATTTCAATATATCTTCAAAAACAAGGTTATGTATATTTTGTAAAATATTTATTTTTAATTGGGTACATGCTTATTGATCTTATTAATAACTTAATGATTTATTTACACAGTGATCGTGTTTTTGAACAGGGAAATATGGTTGAAATATTTTTAATTTTATTTGCACCGATTTTCGTGAATAGAAAATATTTTTATTTCGTTTCCTGTAGTGTAATTGGAAAATATGTATTTTTTACTTTGATATTACAAGATGTAAAAGTTGTGATTCCGCTTGTATTATGTATATTCTTTTTCATCATTTCGCATTCTTTATTAAAGAGATTTCAATCTTATGTAAGGACAGTTGTTGAGATGATGAACAATATGAAAGAGACAGAAAATTTAGCTGTTATTGGGACTATGTCTACAACAATCGCTCATGAAATTCGAAATCCATTAACAGCTTTAAAAGGATTTACACAAATTCAAAAAGAAAGAAATCTTGAAGATACGATGAGCTATGAGATTATGCTGCAAGAAATTGAGAGAATTAATGAGTTTGTTAGTGAATTGATGTTATTAGGAAAACCGAAGCCAACAAATTATGAAGGGTGTAATATACGGGAAATCCTTTTATATGTTGTGCAGTTAATGGAAAGCTATGCGACTCAATATAAAGTGAAATTTCATTTGCAAGTAGATGGAAATTTACCCGTTATAAATGGTGATGATAAGCAATTAAAACAAGTGTTGCTAAACATCATCAAAAATGGAA
This Bacillus mycoides DNA region includes the following protein-coding sequences:
- the mtnK gene encoding S-methyl-5-thioribose kinase; translation: MSKFTKYFLMEAKDVITYVQEKLPKFEHVKGLKCKEIGDGNLNYVFRVWDEQKNISVIVKQAGDTARISDEFKLSTNRIRIESDVLRLEGELASGLVPNVYLFDSVMNCCVMEDLSDHTILRTALINHQMFPKLADDLTTFMVNTLLLTSDVVMNHKEKKELVKNYINPELCEITEDLVYSEPFTNHNKRNELFQLNEGWIREHIYSDKELRMEVAKLKFSFMTNAQALLHGDLHTGSVFVKSDSTKVIDPEFAFYGPMGYDVGNIMANLMFAWVNADAVMQSGIEKDTYMNWIESTMIDVIDLFKKKFLDAWDIHVTEIMAKEEGFNRVYLQSVLEDTAAVTGLELIRRIVGLAKVKDMTCIENDAERARAERICLQVAKKFILQANQYKTGSSFVETLKKQSMHSAK
- the mtnA gene encoding S-methyl-5-thioribose-1-phosphate isomerase — translated: MTEQLIPIQWKDDALVLLDQTVLPNEVVYESFKTAEGVWDAIQVMKVRGAPAIGVSAAYGVYLGVNEVTKSSAEEFISEVKKVCAYLATSRPTAVNLFWALERMESVAKENAHLSIAQLKDRLLEEAKEIHREDEEINRQIGEHALTLFHDGMGVLTHCNAGALATTKYGTATAPMYLAKEKGWDLKIYSDETRPRLQGSTLTALELQRAGIDVTVITDNMAAMVMSQGKIDAVIVGCDRVAANGDVANKIGTLGVSILAKYYNIPFYVAAPTPTIDLKTLTGKEIPIEERDASEVINRFGQYSAPQESKVYNPAFDVTPSDNVTAIITEKGIVKAPFTENLKKLFQ
- a CDS encoding L-fuculose-phosphate aldolase — encoded protein: MLLQKEREEIVAYGKKMISSGLTKGTGGNISIFNREQGLVAISPSGLDYYETTPEDVVILNLDGEVIEGERKPSSELDMHLIYYRNREDINALVHTHSPYAKTIASLGWELPAVSYLIAFAGPNVRCASYETFGTKQLAEAAFEGMIDRRAVLLANHGLMAGANNIKMAFTIAEEIEFCAQIYYQTKSIGEPKLLPEDEMENLAKKFEGYGQQ
- a CDS encoding FecCD family ABC transporter permease, coding for MMQSILKKQRLIILALLILTITTIVIGMGLGSAALSYDRLIPTLMGQGTFKEEFVLYSLRLPRIVITLLAGMALALSGAVLQGITRNDLAEPGILGINAGAGVAVSVFFLYFPIDVGSFLYLLPVVGFIGAFLTAVLIYVFSYSKSTGLQPIRLTLTGIGFSFALSGIMIVLISSADRMKVDFIAKWIAGNIWGDDWTFVLAMLPWLIVLIPFVFYKANRLNILALNEPVAIGVGIEIEKERRYLLIAAVALAAAAVSVTGGISFIGLMAPHIAKSLVGPRHQIFMPIAVLIGGWLLLFADTIGRNIVEPNGIPAGIVVALIGAPYFMYLLLKKA
- a CDS encoding FecCD family ABC transporter permease, which encodes MKRKDVKLMKKEQDNLRSNAFTYKLILSIIAFFLIFIFAMVLGAADTSIKDVWLALTSSAKGDKLSILREIRLPREVAAIFVGAGLAVSGAIMQGLTRNPLADPGLLGLTGGANAALALTLAFNPSISYLYLTLACFIGAAIGAIMVFGIGMVKKGGLSPLRIVLAGAAVSAFLLAISEGVGIYFKISQDVSMWTAGGVIGTSWSQLKIIIPVISISIFIAILLAKKLTVLSFSEEVAVGLGQKIIVIKTILFIIIILLAGASVALVGNMAFIGLMIPHMVRPIVGPDYRFVIPMSAIAGASFMLLADTIGRTINAPYETPVAAIVAIVGLPFFLFIVRKGGRTFS
- a CDS encoding iron-hydroxamate ABC transporter substrate-binding protein, which produces MKKLFISLTVLFVLVMSACSNGSTDKKNDAKSKKSETITYQSENGKVEVPANPQRVVVLSSFAGNVMSLGVNLVGVDSWSKQNPRFDSKLKNVAEVSDENVEKIAELNPDLIIGLSNIKNVDKLKKIAPTVTYTYGKVDYLTQHLEIGKLLNKEKEAKTWVDDFKKRAQTAGKDIKAKIGEDATVSVVENFNKQLYVYGENWGRGTEILYQEMKLKMPEKVKEKALKEGYYALSTEVLPEFAGDYLIVSKNKDTDNSFQETESYKNIPAVKNNRVYEANMMEFYFNDPLTLDFQLDFFKKSFLGQ